A window of the Juglans microcarpa x Juglans regia isolate MS1-56 chromosome 5D, Jm3101_v1.0, whole genome shotgun sequence genome harbors these coding sequences:
- the LOC121265090 gene encoding LOW QUALITY PROTEIN: pentatricopeptide repeat-containing protein At2g35030, mitochondrial-like (The sequence of the model RefSeq protein was modified relative to this genomic sequence to represent the inferred CDS: inserted 1 base in 1 codon), translated as MSASFRVSINVKQCSGIARSPILNCVRSSIPFLSDPKLLYGCQIYFYHSVNETGMARFATPGRDYSANSNVARSNWLITKLCREGKIGEAQQVFDGMCERDVVTWTTVITGYIKCGMVEEARRLFDRVDAKKNVITWTALVSGYIRLNRIKEAEWLFYEMPVKNVVSWNTMIDGYARNGKADLALDLFERMPERNVVSWNTIITALAQCGMIDKAQMLFERMPERDVISWTAMVAGLSRNRRIDEARVLFDLMPERNVVSWNAMITGYAQNKRLDEAFDLFERMPERDMPSWNTMITGLIQNGELSRAWKLFHEMPQKNVISWTAIITGYIQDGQSEKALKIFSKMLAVGGVKPNQGTFVTVLGACSDLAGLTEGKQIHQMISKTTYQDCAFAVSALINMYSKCGELGTARKMFDDGMTNHRDLVSWNGMIAAYSHHGCGREAINLFNEMRELGVQPDDVTYVGLLSACSHAGLVDEGLKHFDELVRDESIIVREDHYTCLVDLCGRAGRLKEAFDFIRRLGTKPSASVLGALLAGCNVHXDMDMGKLVAKELSELEPENAGTYLLLSNIYASAGKWREAAKVRLKMKAKGLKKQPGCSWIEIGNSAHVFVVGDKSHSQSERVCSLLQDLHAKIKKVGYIPDNELMVDEGFSVT; from the exons ATGTCAGCTTCTTTTCGAGTATCGATTAATGTAAAACAGTGCAGCGGTATTGCTAGATCACCAATCTTGAACTGTGTCCGAAGTAGTATACCATTTTTATCGGATCCCAAGCTTCTATATGGAtgccaaatttatttttaccactcAGTGAATGAGACGGGAATGGCCAGATTTGCGACACCTGGAAGAGATTATAGCGCAAACTCGAATGTGGCACGGTCAAATTGGCTGATCACCAAGCTCTGCAGAGAGGGTAAAATAGGAGAAGCACAGCAGGTGTTTGATGGTATGTGCGAGAGAGATGTGGTCACATGGACGACAGTGATCACGGGGTATATAAAGTGTGGTATGGTTGAGGAGGCAAGGAGGTTGTTTGATAGAGTGGATGCTAAGAAGAATGTGATTACTTGGACGGCTTTGGTTAGTGGGTATATAAGGTTAAATAGGATTAAGGAAGCGGAGTGGTTGTTCTATGAGATGCCGGTTAAGAATGTGGTTTCTTGGAACACAATGATTGATGGGTATGCAAGAAATGGTAAGGCTGATTTGGCTTTGGATTTGTTTGAAAGGATGCCGGAGAGGAATGTGGTTTCGTGGAATACCATTATAACAGCACTGGCACAATGTGGGATGATTGACAAGGCACAAATGCTTTTTGAACGGATGCCTGAAAGGGATGTTATTTCGTGGACTGCAATGGTTGCGGGTTTGTCGAGAAATAGGAGGATTGATGAGGCGCGGGTACTTTTTGATTTGATGCCCGAAAGGAATGTAGTTTCTTGGAATGCTATGATTACAGGTTATGCACAGAATAAGAGGTTGGATGAGGCTTTTGACTTGTTTGAGAGAATGCCGGAGAGGGACATGCCTTCGTGGAATACCATGATTACAGGGCTTATTCAGAATGGGGAGTTAAGTAGGGCATGGAAGTTGTTTCACGAAATGCCTCAAAAGAATGTGATATCTTGGACTGCAATTATCACAGGGTATATTCAAGATGGGCAAAGTGAAAAAGCATTgaagattttctcaaaaatgttgGCGGTCGGTGGGGTGAAACCCAATCAGGGAACTTTTGTGACTGTTTTGGGTGCTTGTAGTGACCTAGCTGGTCTTACCGAGGGAAAGCAAATTCATCAGATGATAAGTAAAACAACCTATCAGGATTGTGCTTTTGCGGTGTCAGCACTCATAAACATGTATTCAAAGTGTGGGGAGTTGGGTACCGCCAGGAAGATGTTTGATGATGGGATGACAAACCATAGGGATTTAGTTTCTTGGAATGGTATGATTGCAGCCTATTCTCACCATGGTTGTGGCAGAGAGGCAATTAATTTGTTCAATGAAATGCGGGAATTAGGGGTTCAACCTGATGATGTCACCTATGTAGGGTTGCTCTCAGCATGCAGCCATGCTGGTTTGGTAGATGAGGGGCTAAAGCATTTTGATGAGCTTGTGAGAGATGAATCCATAATCGTGAGAGAAGATCACTACACATGCTTGGTTGATCTCTGTGGCCGTGCCGGGAGGCTCAAAGAGGCATTTGATTTTATAAGGCGGCTTGGGACTAAGCCATCAGCATCTGTTTTGGGGGCTCTACTTGCTGGATGTAATGTTC GGGATATGGACATGGGGAAGCTGGTTGCAAAGGAGCTTTCAGAGTTGGAGCCAGAGAATGCAGGCACGTATTTATTATTGTCTAACATATATGCTTCGGCGGGGAAATGGAGAGAAGCTGCTAAAGTGAGGCTGAAAATGAAGGCTAAGGGATTGAAGAAACAGCCTGGTTGCAGTTGGATAGAGATTGGGAATAGTGCACATGTGTTTGTTGTTGGCGATAAGTCTCATAGTCAATCAGAACGTGTTTGTTCATTACTTCAGGATCTTcatgcaaaaattaaaaaagttggaTATATACCAGACAATGAGTTGATGGTGGATGAGGGATTTTCTGTGACATGA
- the LOC121265137 gene encoding uncharacterized protein LOC121265137 produces MAMPWAMTLWMAKMVWVALTGWVSSCLIVADEVASSLRTGDIGPFHVG; encoded by the coding sequence ATGGCAATGCCATGGGCCATGACCCTTTGGATGGCAAAGATGGTGTGGGTGGCTCTGACTGGCTGGGTCTCTTCTTGCTTGATCGTTGCTGATGAGGTTGCCAGCTCTCTCAGAACCGGCGATATTGGTCCTTTCCATGTTGGCTGA